In Triticum urartu cultivar G1812 chromosome 6, Tu2.1, whole genome shotgun sequence, the following proteins share a genomic window:
- the LOC125512227 gene encoding uncharacterized protein LOC125512227 isoform X1, translated as MLLGCGSLSSWVRRLVACVGNCFGCAKSTPITAVDEPSKGLRIQGRSIKHRSLSEDFWSTSPREMENSALQSQRSMSSISTAAQSSEQHGAGSSSNPNEFVNQGLLLWNQTRQQWVGNRRFNSQRQKTREPKIGWNATYESLLGSTKTFAQPIPLGEMVDFLVDGWEQEGLYD; from the exons ATGCTGCTAGGCTGCGGGTCGCTCTCCTCGTGGGTGCGCCGCCTCGTCGCCTGCGTGGG AAATTGTTTTGGATGTGCGAAGTCTACTCCTATAACAGCTGTTGATGAGCCTTCTAAAGGTTTAAGGATTCAAGGGCGCTCGATAAAACATCGTAGTTTGTCTGAAGATTTTTGGAGTACAAGTCCACGTGAAATGGAGAACAGTGCCTTGCAGTCGCAGCGTAGCATGTCTTCCATCAGCACAGCAGCACAATCTAGTGAGCAGCATGGAGCTGGAAGTAGCAGCAACCCAAATGAGTTTGTAAATCAAG GCCTTCTACTCTGGAATCAGACTAGACAGCAGTGGGTTGGAAACAGAAGGTTTAATTCTCAGCGTCAAAAGACCCGGGAGCCAAAAATAGG TTGGAATGCTACATATGAGAGCCTGCTAGGAAGCACCAAGACATTTGCACAGCCGATCCCTCTTGGT GAAATGGTAGATTTCCTCGTGGACGGCTGGGAGCAGGAGGGCCTATATGATTAG
- the LOC125512226 gene encoding protein FAR-RED IMPAIRED RESPONSE 1-like isoform X1 yields the protein MTLGVELLCAWASSGTRGEMDDGTGGVQESSDMSISSDDDTNKQRNESNVELEHDLGEAQPDALLGDPKLGMTFDTENEVREYYNNYAKAKGFGVTRRSSNNDDNGQLKYLTLSCSRYGKTQSRSRNMLKPNPTTGLGCKAKINIIRGPDGKFHLSTIILDHNHTLSPHKSRLFRCNQKLDFHVKRRLELNDRAGIRVNKNFNSFVVEANGHENLTFGEKNARNFLEKTRRLKLGRGDAEAVRDYFVKMQSDNPNFFSVMDLDDESRLRNVFWADARSRAVYDSFHDVVSFDTTYLTNKYDMPFACFVGVNHHGQSVLLGCALLSNEDTETFVWLFQAWLTCMSNLHPKAIVTDQAKAIQNGVERVFPESRYRWCLWHIMKKIPEKFGGYDEYDHIKAAIGKAVYDSLTITEFEVAWMHMLEKYDLGDNEWLKGLYRHRHRWVPVFVKDAFWAGMSTTQRSESMNAFFDGYVNAKTTLKHFVSQYENALRDKVEKENIADFNSFNSTIPCITHFDIEKQFQSIYTNSKFKEFQEELTHKMYCDRKLI from the exons ATGACGCTGGGGGTGGAGCTCTTGTGTGCCTGGGCGAGCTCGGGGACTAGAGGAG AAATGGATGATGGAACTGGTGGTGTTCAAGAATCAAGTGACATGTCGATTTCAAGCGATGATGACACCAATAAGCAACGGAATGAAAGCAATGTGGAACTTGAACATGACCTTGGTGAAGCTCAACCAGATGCCTTACTTGGAGACCCTAAATTGGGGATGACCTTTGATACTGAGAATGAGGTGCGAGAGTACTACAACAACTACGCTAAAGCAAAGGGCTTTGGTGTGACAAGAAGAAGCTCAAACAATGATGATAATGGACAGCTGAAGTATCTTACACTTTCGTGCTCTCGGTATGGTAAGACTCAGTCCAGATCAAGAAATATGTTGAAACCAAATCCAACAACCGGGTTAGGATGTAAAGCTAAAATCAATATTATCCGTGGTCCTGATGGGAAGTTTCATCTTTCAACTATCATTTTAGATCATAATCATACATTAAGTCCACACAAGTCTCGGTTATTCAGATGCAACCAAAAGTTAGACTTCCATGTGAAGCGAAGGCTTGAGCTGAATGACCGGGCTGGAATTCGAGTAAACAAGAATTTCAATTCTTTTGTTGTGGAAGCAAATGGTCATGAGAACCTAACTTTTGGTGAGAAGAATGCTCGCAATTTTCTAGAGAAAACAAGAAGGTTGAAACTTGGCAGAGGTGATGCTGAAGCGGTTCGTGATTATTTTGTCAAGATGCAATCCGACAACCCAAATTTTTTCAGTGTCATGGACCTTGATGATGAATCTCGACTAAGGAATGTCTTTTGGGCTGATGCAAGAAGTAGAGCAGTGTATGACTCTTTTCATGATGTCGTTAGTTTTGACACAACATATTTGACGAACAAATATGATATGCCTTTTGCTTGTTTTGTCGGAGTGAATCATCATGGACAATCAGTTTTGCTTGGATGTGCTCTATTATCAAATGAAGATACCGAAACATTTGTTTGGTTATTTCAAGCATGGCTCACATGTATGTCAAATCTCCATCCAAAAGCTATTGTAACCGATCAAGCAAAAGCAATTCAGAATGGTGTGGAAAGAGTTTTTCCAGAATCTCGATATAGATGGTGTTTGTGGCATATAATGAAGAAGATACCCGAGAAGTTTGGTGGATATGATGAGTATGATCACATTAAGGCTGCTATTGGCAAGGCAGTTTATGATTCATTAACAATTACAGAGTTTGAAGTTGCTTGGATGCATATGCTTGAGAAGTATGATCTTGGTGATAACGAATGGCTTAAAGGGCTTTACCGCCATAGGCACCGATGGGTTCCAGTATTTGTGAAAGATGCCTTTTGGGCAGGTATGTCTACTACACAACGTAGTGAGAGTATGAATGCCTTCTTCGATGGGTATGTTAATGCAAAAACTACATTGAAGCATTTTGTTAGCCAATATGAGAATGCTCTTCGTGATAAAGTTGAGAAGGAGAATATTGCTGATTTCAACTCTTTCAATTCAACCATACCTTGCATCACACACTTTGATATCGAGAAGCAATTTCAATCAATCTATACAAATTcgaagttcaaagaatttcaagaAGAGCTAACACACAAGATGTATTGTGATCGGAAGTTAATATAA
- the LOC125512227 gene encoding uncharacterized protein LOC125512227 isoform X2 → MENSALQSQRSMSSISTAAQSSEQHGAGSSSNPNEFVNQGLLLWNQTRQQWVGNRRFNSQRQKTREPKIGWNATYESLLGSTKTFAQPIPLGEMVDFLVDGWEQEGLYD, encoded by the exons ATGGAGAACAGTGCCTTGCAGTCGCAGCGTAGCATGTCTTCCATCAGCACAGCAGCACAATCTAGTGAGCAGCATGGAGCTGGAAGTAGCAGCAACCCAAATGAGTTTGTAAATCAAG GCCTTCTACTCTGGAATCAGACTAGACAGCAGTGGGTTGGAAACAGAAGGTTTAATTCTCAGCGTCAAAAGACCCGGGAGCCAAAAATAGG TTGGAATGCTACATATGAGAGCCTGCTAGGAAGCACCAAGACATTTGCACAGCCGATCCCTCTTGGT GAAATGGTAGATTTCCTCGTGGACGGCTGGGAGCAGGAGGGCCTATATGATTAG
- the LOC125512226 gene encoding protein FAR1-RELATED SEQUENCE 1-like isoform X3, whose translation METYEITEDVLIDKEKWWRKDIVYHVQFSEEEFEVKCPCRHFEFRGILCRHVLCVLTHKKIKEVPPQYILDWWRKNVKRKHNFIRCTYGGMEDTPVANRFDRLCNSFYPVAEIGAMSDDSCNSLIEDLCTLKIKYSSNSSSENNKDQVSAPKDQLQEEAPSDGKTTSKTILSPIAVRCVGRPPSLRKKSKVDKLIRQANEKKKKAELREKKKAAQEEKKAAQKEAEQKKSFDLGITNGDINPPQGSTTVSLGGSWTMVMPQILREYTSMLFQVQQGSTVVPNSAALHFNEN comes from the exons ATGGAAACATATGAAATAACTGAGGATGTGCTGATTGACAAAGAAAAATGGTGGAGAAAAGATATTGTGTACCATGTACAATTCAGTGAGGAAGAGTTTGAAGTTAAGTGTCCATGTCGCCACTTTGAGTTCAGGGGGATTCTCTGTAGGCATGTGTTATGTGTGCTCACTCACAAGAAAATCAAGGAGGTTCCTCCACAATACATTCTTGATTGGTGGAGAAAAAATGTGAAAAGAAAACATAACTTCATCAGATGCACATATGGCGGCATGGAAGATACTCCTGTTGCAAATCGTTTTGATAGATTGTGCAACAGTTTCTACCCAGTTGCAGAGATAGGCGCCATGTCagatgattcatgcaattcattgaTTGAAGATCTCTGCACCTTGAAAATTAAGTACTCTAGCAACTCAAGTTCTGAAAATAATAAGGATCAGGTTAGTGCACCAAAAGATCAATTGCAGGAAGAGGCGCCTTCTGATGGGAAGACAACAAGTAAAACTATACTAAGTCCAATAGCTGTTAGATGTGTTGGACGTCCTCCTTCATTGAGAAAAAAATCCAAGGTTGATAAGCTTATTCGTCAAGCAAATGAAAAGAAGAAGAAAGCTGAACTAAGGGAGAAGAAAAAGGCTGCACAAGAAGAGAAGAAGGCTGCACAAAAGGAAGCTGAACAAAAG AAATCATTTGACTTGGGCATTACCAATGGCGACATAAATCCACCCCAAGGATCAACTACAGTATCACTTGGAGGTTCATGGACAATGGTTATGCCCCAAATTCTCAGAGAATATACAAGTATGCTGTTTCAAGTTCAGCAAGGATCGACTGTAGTGCCTAATTCTGCAGCATTACACTTCAATGAAAATTAA
- the LOC125512226 gene encoding protein FAR1-RELATED SEQUENCE 1-like isoform X2, with amino-acid sequence METYEITEDVLIDKEKWWRKDIVYHVQFSEEEFEVKCPCRHFEFRGILCRHVLCVLTHKKIKEVPPQYILDWWRKNVKRKHNFIRCTYGGMEDTPVANRFDRLCNSFYPVAEIGAMSDDSCNSLIEDLCTLKIKYSSNSSSENNKDQVSAPKDQLQEEAPSDGKTTSKTILSPIAVRCVGRPPSLRKKSKVDKLIRQANEKKKKAELREKKKAAQEEKKAAQKEAEQKDDIVEQDDQTCSSMAEKSFDLGITNGDINPPQGSTTVSLGGSWTMVMPQILREYTSMLFQVQQGSTVVPNSAALHFNEN; translated from the exons ATGGAAACATATGAAATAACTGAGGATGTGCTGATTGACAAAGAAAAATGGTGGAGAAAAGATATTGTGTACCATGTACAATTCAGTGAGGAAGAGTTTGAAGTTAAGTGTCCATGTCGCCACTTTGAGTTCAGGGGGATTCTCTGTAGGCATGTGTTATGTGTGCTCACTCACAAGAAAATCAAGGAGGTTCCTCCACAATACATTCTTGATTGGTGGAGAAAAAATGTGAAAAGAAAACATAACTTCATCAGATGCACATATGGCGGCATGGAAGATACTCCTGTTGCAAATCGTTTTGATAGATTGTGCAACAGTTTCTACCCAGTTGCAGAGATAGGCGCCATGTCagatgattcatgcaattcattgaTTGAAGATCTCTGCACCTTGAAAATTAAGTACTCTAGCAACTCAAGTTCTGAAAATAATAAGGATCAGGTTAGTGCACCAAAAGATCAATTGCAGGAAGAGGCGCCTTCTGATGGGAAGACAACAAGTAAAACTATACTAAGTCCAATAGCTGTTAGATGTGTTGGACGTCCTCCTTCATTGAGAAAAAAATCCAAGGTTGATAAGCTTATTCGTCAAGCAAATGAAAAGAAGAAGAAAGCTGAACTAAGGGAGAAGAAAAAGGCTGCACAAGAAGAGAAGAAGGCTGCACAAAAGGAAGCTGAACAAAAG GATGATATTGTAGAACAAGATGACCAAACTTGTAGTAGCATGGCTGAG AAATCATTTGACTTGGGCATTACCAATGGCGACATAAATCCACCCCAAGGATCAACTACAGTATCACTTGGAGGTTCATGGACAATGGTTATGCCCCAAATTCTCAGAGAATATACAAGTATGCTGTTTCAAGTTCAGCAAGGATCGACTGTAGTGCCTAATTCTGCAGCATTACACTTCAATGAAAATTAA